The following proteins are co-located in the Vespa velutina chromosome 20, iVesVel2.1, whole genome shotgun sequence genome:
- the LOC124956012 gene encoding serine-protein kinase ATM isoform X1: MKMSRLLEKVIAIAQLADSTKVTDKKKCILLLSELYESKEIINEISKYSEENNNATVSWWNIFIIVHKLILCEADRLATKDANKSNNERRTTCAVLLNTIRYSHESRTLTLKCNGLMQRVLEILQNRKYLSYCNTYLTILTTYIIPVRLYQINISSEQWEELLRACVNLYNDASINKCVVIDTIQMIIQYAYMYSDLLLEVKKLLPFLASILSDSKILEQMEESAYKLTNTICHQIATENRIMLCQFSEDILPKIFYLNSYDEKYKFMLLFVQIHHPKGVHREYDGAFACNWSTWNNILRSMYEIILKDSKKGILSKHFLQFASEVFNQVLQNPGTIWGLFDNSTELYSQPVKRRCISISSPVDMIDHDDLEEAWPMIQILTVLFAKYPKRVQSNDFISLLKILDDYLTQSPKYVKVIDSLYNLCTVLMEIEQLFLNDTNSEEIQHASNVHWYNIWDNLLRSLNTNQSEISAHRLAQCFIKYGKMRNTNSLFALYMSQTIRWSPNSLQTLILCCEHTPLPDDVPMFNTTLHSSMLNTRSVKLRFIEWLLNTPWFKVPSTIFIESLCNILIGIPVKFFRENNTTFKTSGLTLPVRESSYLQEFLYDHSQSLSYKNIETCNLALTFQINLLAKVKTETVVSQRHLQVSLAKANVNTIDLKDVLTILKKYLYDIIDKKDENNDIRTIVMKITLAGKVATTVKKMNIPMEDTEIHFIMSAINDCLQHAYKLLETIKLSKNNHKYFIDITEAFLILYETFCPAYTDMTKIIISLSTADILRNLFDLLNIEDENNFSYQEIRRYNDNFDIFQSKNKHSNKDEINYKNNDIHSLNIIRIKTIRTLTLFCCMNTGKERSKIQLDLMSNLMAIDNYDLSFAVDFKMAMIVLETFTQCDKKILHEKYKDAPVSFLLDLFQKCKEDEKYVRYVLKVLPYFIEYTANYDYDLILIMDNTIYNFCKLLNNKKFGPIVHIDFLECLARIIEIKPLLMRHKQYAQYQYKLWLIIEYLLTYMQNSLYILRLKAIECMQKLYFSKCIEYERKVSFFEQLKNAAINLLSIEKKCYNNETDEIETRTASALLILATIICTSSTLQSNALVAILQLVENKRVKVKTVKKLLHSIRKHHVLPNEDNLAHMLSHWLKACHTMQTFPWELTQYESQEEFYKIHINIIVFTEIQNFNVTNAIQLCTCVGYNFKDVFENIFPQVLTWLLSLICQSCQKNSIDAKRANDMLHELMLNRENFERIDTFSNLFKINFDKVIVNIIMRLHDEKHFHQMFQLQYKFPNANPPVLNKTDVNNCLQYIEENFVSSKSLQYYLATKGINKLQKILMNLVKNIYDMKFTEYKLKALHQYIYFCTIMMEGTKFNHFDAISIYLIREISYSLIHFIRDKIVILSEIACKYFHIFLKYILPERHAEIEENLNYYVTILVPVAQLEKTPIAIELLEYLIIEQKELFSNAIAKLNTFPNQPKFQKILNVYNSLKYKDRKKDNLEEEIQHFLNATNQKIVNCNVESIAHLKLQLSNRRDELQELYNKLDNSSIKNYNLLHQLICRLLEIIKSNQAISIEATKCLGQLGPIDLGTTILYNRKSYLKENADISNTLTYEIITLLTEFLVDNEIELRIASANALDMILSSTWGQEILDKKNSKAIRQMSIDCSRSPLRLDYIRPFIREVKNLNKNKITLDTIACNKYIKKDNPIWIETSNIPYAEWIVQITCNIIECFSGYYLEDLIPVCKLSIEMCELILPRIMFLITYINKELAIAVSHCINGFFFYHFNDKDQSIHGLLHSSQYVQLHCDRNIVYFMLNLVNFIRTQAVENIPLELDFVYIAKAAQYCSAYFTAILYAELSCESLLIEPRDFSTVNKIDYAYECEPVLGRMLQNILRDASSKIGDPDAIRGCGSSHLQDSFSRVQHYIQMHEWDKVLLIKDIELSSGNKTAIEEMISALQQLGFHYLLGHYISTMSTSTKEMSNDIQLECAWRLSNWDISIFPQIMQSLCENNMKLKLSESDYYLYHFYALRCFHEKDESGVENAIKCARVCIMKALSNINLECNKEIYGKLTQLQMLSEIEELCSTKPEDYSEVLQKWQQCDITNFNEFQYTEPILTQRSIMYQINDTLCNNSIIKDELVGTHIKIAEIARNQGHLQIAARALGTLAKQNEVPSKFIDLLDYQESLLAWKRNDYEISRYLLRKLIHRKSIDPALQAHVLRIYGNWMAETKSENPQTVIENYYQESIKISKSIKSKTSDVIRNVHDTQVALARFADAQFEHVKMYMRSPQFKSLKKCVEYSCSAAVKYDSTLQDTDIKRAMILSQKQNTNDAAELQNIEKEKNNYLLIAVRYYLITLCQSEDYNLLVFRLIALWLENAKNKEVNKLLEDNLNKIPSYKFLPLVPQLAAHMNNVSDEFSVKINKTLERCALDHPHHTLPVLLALKNLYGDYEFLKTKKNKKLEEEPRILGAKRLLKQLTSSKVSCIIQEMEILSHSLVMLANYETNDKCKRGTSFKIPIGQKIFKIKNFSNIFVPTLAVDVRCSGNYNDIISIVKYFDTYENVGGVNAPKKIICIGSDGIQREQLLKGKDDLRQDAVMQQVFNVMNRLFEMSKEAKRRKLKIRTYKVVPLTQRSGILEWCHNTMPIATILIGSDGISGVHKKYNPHDYTALMCRKKMDEVSKKSNDVKLQQFLECCRHMRPAFHHFFIEKYPSPETWYEKRSAYTRSIATTSIAGYILGLGDRHLGNILMDQMTGEVIHIDFGIAFEQGKVLPLPETVPFRLTRDIEVAMGISGVEGIMRRGCEEILTVLRDQRQIIITLLQVLLYDPLFTWAITPAKAYTFQTGNTAMSSEDDEDHSKTNKTAERALLRIEQKLQGIEEGLVFSVPGQVEQLIQQARDPFNLCRLFCGWQPYL, translated from the exons ATGAAAATGTCGCGTCTTTTGGAAAAAGTAATCGCAATCGCTCAGCTTGCCGATAGTACGAAAGTAACAGATAAAAAG aaatgtATTTTACTATTATCGGAACTTTACGAGAGTAAAgagataattaatgaaataagtaaatattctGAAGAGAACAACAATGCAACTGTCAGTTGGTggaacatatttattatcgtgcacaaattaattttatgc GAAGCTGACAGACTTGCTACGAAAGATGcgaataaatctaataacgaAAGACGAACCACTTGTGCCGTTTTGTTAAATACGATACGTTATTCTCATGAATCCAGAACGTTGACGTTAAAATGCAATGGTTTAATGCAACGGGTGCTTGAGATATTgcagaatagaaaatatttatcttattgcAATACTTATCTGACTATATTAACTACTTACATAATTCCAGTCCGGTTAtaccaaataaatatatcttcagAGCAATGGGAGGAATTATTAAGAGCATGTGTCAATTTGTACAACGATGCGTCTATCAACAAGTGTGTTGTAATAGATACCATTCAAAtgataatacaatatgcatatatgtattcggatttattattagaagttaaaaaattattaccatttttag CAAGTATTTTGTCAGATTCTAAAATTCTCGAACAGATGGAAGAGTCTGCTTACAAGCTGACTAATACAATATGTCATCAAATCGCAACTGAAAATAGAATAATGCTTTGTCAATTTAGTGAAGATATTTTGccaaaaatattctatttgaatagctatgatgaaaaatataagttcATGCTGCTATTTGTACAAATTCATCATCCTAAGGGAGTTCATCGAGAATATGATGGAGCGTTTGCTTGTAATTGGTCTACATGGAATAATATACTTCGAAGCatgtatgaaattattttgaaagattCTAAGAAAGGGATATTATCCAAACATTTTCTGCAGTTTGCAAGCGAAg TATTCAATCAAGTGCTTCAAAATCCTGGTACTATTTGGGGACTGTTTGACAATTCTACTGAACTTTATTCGCAACCAGTCAAACGAAGATGCATTTCCATTAGTAGTCCAGTTGATATGATAGATCATGATGATCTCGAGGAAGCATGGCCTATGATACAAATATTAACAGTACTATTCGCAAAATATCCTAAAAGGGTACaatcgaatgattttatatctcttttaaaaatattggatGATTACTTAACGCAATCGCCTAAATATGTTAAAGTTATAGACAGTTTATACAACTTGTGTACCGTTCTTATGGAAATAgaacaattatttttgaatgatACAAATTCTGAAGAGATACAACATGCTTCGAATGTGCATTGGTATAACATATGGGATAATCTTTTAAG ATCTCTTAATACTAATCAAAGTGAGATCTCTGCGCATAGACTTGCTCagtgttttataaaatatggaaAGATGAGAAATACAAATTCACTTTTTGCTTTATATATGTCGCAAACAATCAGATGGTCTCCTAATAGTTTgcaaacattaatattatgttGCGAGCACACGCCTTTACCGGATGATGTACCAATGTTTAATACAACTTTACATTCGTCAATGTTAAATACACGCTCTGTTAAATTACGTTTCATAGAGTGGTTATTAAACACTCCATGGTTTAAAGTTCCTTCGACAATATTCATTGAAAGTTTGTGTAATATATTGATTGGCATCCCAGTGAAATTCTTTCGTGAAAATAATACAACGTTTAAAACATCAGGATTAACTTTACCCGTTCGCGAAAGCTCTTATTTACAGGAATTTCTATACGATCATTCACAATCcttatcttataaaaatatagaaacgtGTAATTTAGCATTaacatttcaaattaatttactCGCAAAGGTAAAAACAGAGACTGTCGTTTCGCAACGACATTTGCAAGTGTCGCTTGCTAAAGCAAACGTAAATACAATAGATTTGAAAGATGTTCTTACAATTTTGAAGAAGTATTTGTATGATATTATCGACAAAAAGGATGAAAACAATGATATACgaacgatagtaatgaaaaTTACGCTTGCTGGTAAAGTTGCGACTACcgtgaaaaaaatgaatataccGATGGAAGATACTGAAATTCACTTTATTATGTCTGCAATAAACGATTGTTTGCAGCATGCTTACAAATTATTAGAGACGATTAAATTGTccaaaaataatcataaatatttcatcgatataaCTGAAGCGTTTCTCATTTTATACGAAACCTTTTGTCCCGCATATACAGACATGACAAAGATCATTATCTCTTTGTCGACTGCAGATATATTAAGGAATTTATTTGACTTACTTAATATTGAAGATGAgaataatttctcttatcAGGAAATTCGTCGTTACAACgacaattttgatatatttcaaagtaaaaataaacattccaataaagatgaaataaattacaagAACAATGATATACATAGTCTGAATATTATCAGAATAAAAACTATAAGAACTTTGACATTATTTTGTTGCATGAAtacaggaaaagaaagatcaaaaatTCAATTGGATTTAATGAGCAATCTGATGGCCattgataattatgatttgtCATTTGCAGTGGACTTTAAAATGGCAATGATAGTACTGGAAACATTCACACAATGCGACAAAAAGATACTACATGAAAAGTATAAAGATGCTCCAGTTTCATTTCTATtggatttatttcaaaaatgtaAGGAAGATGAAAAGTATGTACGATATGTACTCAAAGTTCTAccttattttatcgaatatactGCCAACTATGATTATgatctaattttaataatggataataccatttataatttttgtaagcttcttaataataagaagTTTGGGCCAATCGTGCACATTGATTTCTTGGAATGTCTCGCAAGAATTATTGAAATCAAACCATTATTAATGAGGCATAAACAGTATGCTCAGTATCAGTACAAGTTATGGCtcattattgaatatttattaacatatatgcaaaattctctttatatattacgATTGAAGGCAATTGAATGTatgcaaaaattatatttttcaaaatgtataGAATATGAAAGGAAGGTTTCCTTTTTCGAGCAATTGAAAAATGCTGCTATTAATTTACTATCcattgaaaagaaatgttataataacgaaaccGATGAAATAGAAACTAGAACGGCAAGTGCATTGTTAATATTGGCAACTATTATTTGTACTTCTAGTACACTTCAAAGCAATGCTTTAGTAGCAATATTACAATTAGTCGAGAATAAACGTGTAAAGGTAAAAACGGTCAAAAAGTTATTGCATAGTATAAGAAAGCATCATGTTTTACCCAATGAAGATAATCTGGCTCATATGTTATCGCACTGGTTGAAGGCGTGTCATACCATGCAAACATTTCCATGGGAATTGACTCAATATGAATCTcaagaagaattttataagatacacattaatattatagtgtTCACTGAAATTCAAAATTTCAATGTCACGAATGCAATACAACTTTGTACTTGTGTTGGGTACAATTTCAAAGatgtttttgaaaatatatttccacaAGTCCTAACATGGTTGCTTTCTTTGATTTGTCAAAGTTGTCaaaaaaattctatcgatGCTAAACGCGCGAATGATATGCTTCACGAATTGATGTTAAATCGAGAGAACTTTGAAAGGATCGATACTTTTtctaatttgtttaaaattaattttgacaaagttattgtaaatattatcatgAGATTGCACGATGAGAAACATTTTCATCAAATGTTtcaattacaatataaatttccAAATGCTAATCCACCTGTTTTGAATAAAACTGATGTCAACAATTGTCTACAGTATATAGAGGAAAATTTTGTTTCCTCCAAATCATTGCAATATTATTTAGCAAccaaaggaataaataaattacagaaaatattgatgaatctggtgaaaaatatttatgacatGAAATTTACCGAGTACAAATTAAAGGCTTTACATCAGTATATCTATTTTTGCACCATAATGATGGAAGGaacaaaatttaatcatttcgaTGCAATATCAATATATCTTATCAGAGAAATTAGTTATAGTTTGATACATTTTATCAGAGACAAAATTGTTATACTGTCGGAAATAGCctgtaaatattttcacatATTTCTGAAATACATCTTACCTGAACGACATGcagaaattgaagaaaatttgaattattatgtTACTATATTAGTTCCTGTTGCTCAATTGGAAAAAACGCCTATTGCCATAGAGCTACTCGAGTACTTAATAATTGAACAGAAAGAATTGTTTAGTAATGCAATAgcaaaattaaatacatttccTAATCAgccaaaatttcaaaaaatattgaatgtatataattccctgaaatataaagatagaaagaaggataatTTGGAGGAAGAAATTCAACACTTTTTAAATGCGACTAATCAAAAGATTGTAAACTGTAATGTGGAAAGCATAGCACATTTAAAGCTTCAATTATCAAACAGACGAGATGAATTGCAAGAGCTGTACAATAAACTTGACAATAGCtctatcaaaaattataatttattacatcaaTTGATATGTAGATTATTGGAGATCATTAAATCTAATCAAGCCATTTCGATAGAAGCTACAAAGTGTCTGGGACAATTAGGTCCTATTGATCTGGGAACAACGATtctttataatagaaaaagttaTCTAAAGGAGAACGCAGACATAAGCAATACGTTAACGTACGAGATAATAACATTACTAACAGAATTTTTAGTTGATAATGAAATCGAACTTCGTATAGCTAGCGCCAATGCATTAGATATGATACTGTCATCTACATGGGGACAAgaaattttagataaaaagaacTCCAAAGCAATACGACAGATGTCAATTGATTGTTCAAGATCCCCATTACGTTTGGATTATATACGTCCATTTATACGTGAAGTAAAAAATCTcaacaagaataaaataacCCTTGATACAATTGCttgtaataaatacattaagaAGGATAATCCTATTTGGATAGAGACGTCAAATATTCCTTATGCTGAATGGATTGTACAAATCACATGCAATATTATTGAATGTTTTTCTGGATATTACCTTGAAGATTTAATACCTGTTTGCAAATTAAGCATAGAAATGTGCGAATTAATACTACCAAGAATCATGTTTCTGATAACGTacattaataaagaattagcAATTGCAGTATCTCATTGTATCaacggattttttttttatcatttcaatgACAAAGATCAGTCTATTCATGGTTTACTTCATTCATCGCAATATGTTCAATTGCACTGTGATCGCaatatagtatattttatGCTGAATTTAGTCAATTTTATTAGGACTCAAGCAGTTGAAAACATTCCTTTAGAATTGGACTTTGTATACATAGCCAAAGCTGCTCAATATTGTTCGGCATATTTTACTGCTATCCTTTATGCAGAACTATCTTGTGAATCATTATTGATAGAACCTCGTGATTTTAGTACAGTTAACAAAATTGATTATGCCTATGAATGTGAGCCTGTATTAGGAAGAATGTTGCAAAATATTCTTAGAGATGCCTCCTCGAAAATTGGTGATCCAGACGCTATTCGCGGTTGTGGCTCTTCACATTTGCAAGATAGTTTCTCTCGCGTTCAACATTACATACAAATGCACGAGTGGGATAAAGTTTtacttataaaagatatagaacTGTCTTCTGGCAATAAAACAGCTATTGAAG aGATGATCAGTGCATTGCAACAATTAggatttcattatttattaggacattatatatctacaatGAGTACGTCTACCAAAGAAATGAGTAATGACATTCAACTGGAATGTGCATGGCGACTTAGTAATTGGGACATATCAATATTTCCACAAATTATGCAATCCCTATGCGAGAACAATATGAAGTTAAAACTATCCGAATCAGACTATTATTTGTATCACTTCTATGCATTAAGATGTTTTCATGAAAAAGATGAGTCGGGTGTAGAAAATGCAATCAAGTGTGCACGAGTGTGCATAATGAAAGCTCTATCTAACATTAATTTGG AgtgtaataaagaaatttatggGAAATTAACACAACTTCAAATGCTTTCCGAAATAGAAGAACTATGTTCAACAAAACCTGAGGATTATTCTGAAGTTCTGCAAAAGTGGCAGCAATGTGATATCACAAATTTTAACGAGTTTCAATACACTGAGCCAATCTTAACGCAAAGATCTATTATGTATCAAATAAATGATACATTGtgtaataattctattatcaAAGATGAACTTGTCGGTACGCATATAAAAATCGCTGAAATTGCGCGAAATCAAGGACATCTACAAATAGCTGCACGTGCATTAG GCACCTTAGCAAAACAAAATGAAGTACcttcaaaatttattgatttgttGGATTATCAAGAATCTCTATTGGcatggaaaagaaatgattatgAAATCAGTCGATATCTTTTacgtaaattaattcataGAAAATCTATAGATCCGGCTTTGCAAGCCCATGTACTTCGCATTTATGGAAACTGGATGGCTGAAACGAAATCTGAAAATCCTCAG accgtcatagaaaattattatcaagaatcaataaaaataagtaagtCGATAAAAAGCAAAACGTCTGATGTTATCAGAAATGTACATGACACACAAGTCGCCTTGGCTAGATTTGCGGATGCTCAATTCGAACATGTTAAAATGTATATGAGATCTCCTCAGtttaaaagtttgaaaaaatgtGTAGAATATTCATGCAGTGCTGCTGTCAAATATGACTCAACATTGCAAGATACAGATATTAAAAGAGCAATGATACTTAgtcaaaaacaaaatacgAATGATGCTGCTGAACtacaaaatattgaaaaggagaaaaacaaCTATCTTTTAATAGCAGTACG atattatttaataacgttatgCCAGAGTGAAGATTACAATCTGTTAGTATTTCGATTGATTGCTCTTTGGCTTGAGAATGCgaagaataaagaagtaaataaattactaGAAGACAATTTAAATAAGATAccatcatataaatttttaccaCTTGTGCCACAATTGGCAGCACACATGAACAACGTATCTGATGAATTTTctgtcaaaataaataaaacattagaGCGTTGTGCATTGGATCATCCACATCATACGTTACCTGTGCTATTggcattgaaaaatttatatggtGATTATGAATTCCTTAAgactaaaaaaaataaaaaattagaagaagagCCCAGAATATTGGGTGCTAAAAGGCTTCTGAAACAATTAACTTCGTCGAAAGTGTCTTGCATTATTCaagaaatggaaatattgTCTCATTCTTTGGTAATGCTAGCTAATTATGAAACTAATGATAAATGTAAAC gtGGTACATCATTTAAAATACCTATTGGtcagaaaattttcaagatcaaaaatttttccaatatatTTGTACCTACTTTAGCCGTTGATGTTAGATGCAGTGGAAATTACAATGACATAATCAGTATTGTTAAATACTTTGATACTTATGAGAATGTTGGAGGTGTGAATGCTCCCAAAAAGATCATTTGTATTGGTAGTGATGGAATACAAAGAGAACAATTATTGAAG GGAAAAGATGATTTACGACAAGATGCTGTAATGCAACAAGTTTTTAATGTAATGAATAGACTTTTTGAAATGAGTAAAGAAGCGAAACGacgtaaattgaaaattagaaCATACaag GTAGTACCGTTAACACAAAGATCAGGTATATTAGAATGGTGCCATAATACAATGCCTATTGCGACTATATTAATAGGTAGCGATGGAATTTCTGgtgttcataaaaaatataatccacATGATTATACTGCATTAATGTGTAGAAAAAAGATGGAC GAAGTTTctaaaaaatcaaacgatgtCAAGCTACAACAGTTTTTAGAATGCTGTAGACATATGCGTCCAGCTTttcatcatttctttattgaaaaatatccaTCGCCTGAAACGTGGTACGAAAAACGATCAGCTTATACACGCAG TATAGCAACAACTTCTATAGCAGGATATATATTAGGTTTAGGAGATAGGCATCTTGGTAATATATTAATGGATCAGATGACTGGAGAAGTGATTCATATAGATTttg GCATAGCATTTGAACAAGGTAAAGTTCTGCCACTACCTGAAACTGTACCATTTCGTCTCACAAGAGACATTGAAGTCGCAATGGGAATCTCAGGTGTCGAAGGTATTATGAGAAGAGGATGTGAGGAAATATTGACAGTATTACGAGATCAaagacaaataattataacattgcTTCAAGTACTTCTTTATGACCCTCTTTTTACGTGGGCTATAACTCCTGCAAAAGCATATACTTTTCAAACCGGTAATACAGCAATGTCTTCTGAAGATGATGAAG ATCATAGCAAAACGAATAAAACTGCAGAAAGGGCACTCTTAAGGATAGAACAAAAATTGCAAGGTATAGAAGAAGGTTTAGTATTTAGTGTACCTGGGCAAGTCGAACAACTTATACAACAAGCACGTGATCCATTTAATTTGTGTCGTTTATTTTGTGGGTGGCAACCATATCtataa